Proteins encoded together in one Saccharomyces kudriavzevii IFO 1802 strain IFO1802 genome assembly, chromosome: 1 window:
- the SKDI01G0940 gene encoding SRP1/TIP1 family protein encodes MVKLTSIAAGVAALAAGASATTTLAQSDERVNLVELGVYVSDIRAHLAQYYLFQAAHPTETYPVEVAQAVFNYGDFTTMLTGIAPDQVTRMITGVPWYSTRLRPAISSALSADGIYTIAN; translated from the coding sequence atggtcaaattaacttcaatcgctgctggtgtcgccgCTCTAGCTGCTGGTGCCtctgccaccaccaccctagctcaatccgacgaaagagtcaacttggttgaattgggtgtctacgtctctgatatcagagctcacttggcccaatactacttgttccaagccgCTCACCCAACTGAAACCTACCCAGTCGAAGTTGCTCAAGCTGTTTTCAACTACGGTGACTTCACCACGATGTTGACCGGTATTGCTCCAGACCAAGTgaccagaatgatcactGGTGTCCCATGGTACTCTACCAGATTGAGACCAGCCATCTCCAGTGCTCTATCTGCAGACGGTATCTACACCATCGCCAACTAG